A single genomic interval of Alteromonas sp. CI.11.F.A3 harbors:
- a CDS encoding PhoH family protein, which produces MPRKNSTDTKIYVLDTNILLHEPHAFLSFKEHDVVVPMTVLEELDYIKDSKKDVARDARVSIRAMEDLLHDASPDNMVAGVSMVGMGAGETAPTGSLSIYTDLGMAQSQQVFTSNENDNRIINVALHLQKANAPQQVVLVTKDLNMRLKAKGAGLAHVEDYRTDQLISDIKYLSRGFHRFEGNFWDKVKSVDSRTEGRDTIHTIPKAMLPEAYINEFLLDESNDFAGLVEAINGDSLEVLDLGYERLMGRHAWGITPKNIGQAMALHALLDPHIDLVILTGPAGSGKTLLALAAALEMVVERNMYDKIIVTRSTPEIAESIGFLPGTEEEKMLPWLAAITDSLEVLHKHDENVKGSMNYIMEKANIQYKSVNFMRGRSIQNSIVILDESQNLTASQLKTIITRCGEGTKIIVGGNLAQIDSNYLSAVTSGLTYLVEKFKDFSGSATLNLDGVVRSRLASFAEENL; this is translated from the coding sequence ATGCCAAGAAAAAATTCCACTGATACAAAAATATACGTCCTCGATACCAATATTCTGCTGCACGAACCTCACGCATTTCTCTCCTTTAAAGAACACGATGTCGTTGTACCAATGACAGTGCTTGAAGAACTAGATTACATCAAAGACAGTAAGAAAGACGTTGCCCGAGATGCGCGAGTATCTATTCGTGCAATGGAAGACTTATTGCACGATGCGTCACCTGACAATATGGTGGCGGGTGTGTCTATGGTGGGAATGGGTGCAGGTGAAACAGCGCCCACAGGTTCGTTGTCTATTTATACTGATTTGGGCATGGCGCAATCGCAGCAAGTGTTCACCAGTAATGAGAATGACAACCGCATCATTAACGTGGCTCTGCATTTACAAAAGGCAAATGCACCGCAACAAGTGGTGTTGGTCACCAAAGACCTCAACATGCGCCTCAAAGCCAAAGGGGCAGGTCTTGCTCATGTAGAGGATTACCGCACCGACCAACTTATCAGTGATATTAAATACCTCTCTCGGGGTTTTCATCGGTTTGAGGGCAATTTCTGGGACAAGGTTAAAAGTGTAGATAGTCGCACTGAAGGCCGCGATACCATTCACACCATTCCCAAAGCCATGCTGCCAGAAGCTTACATCAATGAGTTTTTACTTGATGAAAGCAACGACTTTGCTGGACTCGTTGAAGCGATTAACGGTGACTCTCTTGAAGTGCTCGATTTAGGCTATGAGCGCTTAATGGGCCGCCATGCGTGGGGAATAACGCCTAAGAATATCGGCCAAGCTATGGCGCTTCATGCGTTACTTGACCCACACATCGACTTGGTGATCCTTACTGGTCCTGCTGGGAGTGGTAAAACCCTATTGGCCCTAGCCGCCGCCCTTGAAATGGTGGTAGAGCGTAACATGTACGATAAGATAATCGTGACACGTAGCACGCCAGAAATAGCCGAATCGATAGGCTTCTTGCCGGGTACGGAAGAAGAGAAAATGCTGCCGTGGTTGGCGGCCATTACAGACTCTTTAGAGGTGCTACATAAGCACGATGAGAATGTGAAAGGCTCTATGAATTACATCATGGAAAAAGCCAATATCCAGTATAAGTCGGTTAACTTTATGCGCGGGCGAAGCATTCAAAATTCTATTGTTATTTTGGATGAGTCTCAGAACTTAACTGCGTCACAGCTTAAAACCATTATCACCCGATGCGGCGAGGGGACTAAAATTATTGTGGGCGGAAACTTGGCCCAAATCGACAGTAATTACTTAAGTGCCGTAACTTCAGGTCTTACTTACTTGGTAGAGAAGTTCAAAGACTTTTCCGGTAGTGCGACACTAAACTTAGATGGGGTAGTGCGAAGCCGTTTAGCCAGCTTTGCAGAAGAGAATCTTTAG
- the rapA gene encoding RNA polymerase-associated protein RapA gives MSSGNPFSIGQRWLSNTETELGLGAVISVDFRSVEVFFPATGEARMYTKQEAPLTRLVFDIGETIKSQDGWQMTISEIEESQGVCIYFGIREDTKAQVRLSETLLDHHIRLNQPEKRLFSEQLDHPKWFDLRLNALNHQYDYLRSSTLGLAGARISLIPHQLHIASEVGGRHAPRVLLADEVGLGKTIEAALIIHQQLRTGRAQRVLILVPDSLVHQWLVEMLRRINLPFAIFDESRCEALDDDGETNPFDNDQLVLCSIDFLSQSEKRQQQIQAASWDLMVVDEAHHLAWSADAPSAEYTCVEALANETPGVLLLTATPDQLGHESHFARLRLLDPARFHSYEAFLTEESRYSQLADAVAPLLSDTTPDEKQRTKLTDFAPDVMENAGDLAQPEARRELVHQLIDCHGTGRMLFRNRRANIEGFPDRVLLGYQLELPEAYQSAVTGGDLTHALYPERMPSVVNSWMDEDPRVGWLLDFMQSVKPEKILLICASARTAQELGEVIRTQTGVRHSVFHEGMTIVERDKAAHYFSDEEDGAQILLCSEIGSEGRNFQFAHHLVLFDLPVTPDLLEQRIGRLDRIGQTQTVEIHVPYLKNTAQHVLVDWYHEGLNAFEKTCPTGSGVFDDVKALLIGACLHPHDLHTRDELINLSTTLNSQLVAQLEAGRDRLLELNASGEGRVEQLLEDIILLDNSQDLSRFMGRLFDAIGVQQEEKGSDCFILMPTESMVSQLPGLDPEGMTVTYKRRVATTLENVQFLSWDHPLVHTAIDLVLSDVHGKSSIGFIADPDLPKGAYWLEALFVLDANAPKALQLGRFLPQTPLRICLDAQGNQVDLTFEVKRKVNRKISHQLIKALHQPLTLAIENSRKLAHQQANQKLHDALQDMHKTLNSEIQRLVDLQKRNPSVRDSEIEFIENQMNALDKVIQGADVQFDALRLVVNNP, from the coding sequence ATGAGTTCAGGAAATCCGTTTTCCATTGGTCAGCGTTGGTTAAGTAATACTGAAACCGAATTAGGTTTAGGCGCTGTTATTAGTGTTGATTTTCGCTCAGTTGAGGTGTTTTTCCCTGCTACGGGAGAGGCGCGAATGTATACAAAGCAAGAAGCCCCCCTTACCCGTTTAGTGTTCGATATTGGCGAAACCATAAAAAGCCAAGACGGCTGGCAAATGACAATTTCTGAAATTGAAGAAAGCCAAGGCGTTTGCATTTACTTCGGTATCCGCGAAGACACCAAAGCACAGGTACGCCTATCTGAAACCTTGCTTGATCACCATATTCGATTAAACCAACCTGAAAAGCGTTTGTTCAGCGAGCAACTTGACCACCCTAAGTGGTTCGACTTACGCCTTAATGCGCTGAACCACCAATACGATTATTTACGCTCAAGCACTTTGGGCTTAGCGGGAGCTCGTATCTCGCTCATTCCCCACCAGCTGCATATTGCCTCTGAAGTGGGTGGACGCCACGCACCACGTGTTTTACTTGCCGATGAAGTTGGCTTAGGTAAAACCATTGAAGCCGCGCTTATTATTCACCAGCAACTGCGCACGGGGCGCGCTCAGCGAGTACTCATTTTAGTACCAGATTCATTGGTACATCAGTGGTTGGTTGAAATGCTGCGCAGAATTAATCTGCCTTTCGCTATTTTTGATGAAAGCCGCTGCGAAGCTTTAGATGATGATGGGGAAACCAACCCCTTTGATAACGACCAGTTAGTGCTATGTAGCATCGACTTTTTGAGTCAAAGTGAAAAACGTCAGCAACAAATTCAAGCGGCATCGTGGGATTTAATGGTGGTTGATGAAGCCCATCACCTTGCGTGGTCTGCCGATGCCCCTTCTGCTGAATATACTTGCGTGGAAGCGTTAGCCAATGAAACCCCAGGGGTATTGTTATTAACCGCAACACCAGATCAACTTGGCCATGAAAGCCACTTTGCCCGCTTGCGATTACTCGACCCTGCTCGCTTCCATAGTTACGAAGCATTTTTAACCGAAGAGTCGCGTTACAGTCAGCTTGCCGACGCGGTAGCCCCGTTACTTTCAGACACCACACCGGACGAAAAGCAGCGCACTAAGCTAACCGACTTCGCCCCGGATGTGATGGAAAATGCAGGTGATTTAGCACAACCTGAAGCACGCCGCGAATTAGTACATCAGCTTATTGATTGCCACGGCACTGGCAGAATGCTGTTTAGAAACCGCAGAGCCAATATCGAAGGCTTCCCTGACCGCGTATTGCTTGGCTACCAACTCGAACTGCCAGAGGCATATCAAAGTGCGGTAACCGGTGGTGATTTAACCCATGCGTTATATCCTGAGCGTATGCCAAGCGTTGTGAATAGCTGGATGGATGAAGATCCTCGGGTTGGTTGGTTACTTGATTTTATGCAGTCGGTAAAACCAGAAAAGATATTACTGATTTGTGCCAGTGCGCGCACCGCGCAAGAACTTGGTGAAGTCATTCGCACTCAAACCGGTGTACGTCATAGTGTGTTCCACGAAGGCATGACCATTGTTGAGCGAGACAAAGCCGCTCATTATTTCTCTGATGAAGAAGACGGCGCACAAATATTACTGTGTAGCGAAATTGGTAGTGAAGGTCGAAACTTCCAGTTTGCCCATCACTTGGTGTTATTCGATTTACCAGTAACACCCGACTTACTTGAACAACGTATTGGACGCTTAGATCGTATCGGTCAAACGCAAACCGTTGAAATTCACGTGCCTTATCTGAAAAACACCGCTCAGCATGTGTTGGTGGATTGGTATCATGAAGGACTGAATGCATTCGAGAAAACCTGCCCGACTGGCTCAGGTGTGTTTGACGACGTAAAAGCCTTATTGATTGGCGCGTGCTTGCACCCTCACGATCTTCATACTCGTGATGAACTTATTAACTTAAGTACCACGTTAAATAGTCAGTTAGTGGCGCAGTTAGAAGCGGGTCGTGACCGTTTATTAGAGCTTAATGCGTCTGGTGAAGGCCGCGTTGAACAGTTACTTGAAGACATCATATTGCTTGATAACTCGCAAGATTTATCGCGTTTTATGGGTCGTTTGTTTGATGCTATTGGCGTTCAGCAGGAAGAAAAAGGCAGCGATTGCTTTATTCTCATGCCAACCGAATCTATGGTTAGCCAATTACCGGGTCTTGATCCTGAAGGCATGACGGTAACCTATAAACGTCGCGTTGCTACCACCTTAGAAAATGTGCAATTTTTAAGTTGGGATCACCCCCTTGTACATACCGCTATCGATTTAGTACTTAGTGATGTGCACGGTAAGAGCAGCATTGGCTTTATTGCCGATCCTGACCTTCCCAAGGGCGCTTACTGGTTAGAGGCCTTGTTTGTGTTAGATGCCAACGCCCCTAAAGCACTTCAGCTTGGTCGTTTCTTACCACAAACGCCACTGCGTATTTGTTTAGATGCACAAGGTAATCAGGTTGACTTAACGTTTGAAGTTAAACGCAAAGTGAATCGAAAGATTTCGCATCAATTGATTAAAGCACTGCATCAACCGCTTACCTTAGCAATTGAGAACAGCCGGAAACTGGCGCATCAACAAGCGAATCAAAAGCTACACGATGCACTGCAAGACATGCATAAAACCCTAAACAGTGAAATTCAGC